CTGTCCTGCGCCCAGATTAAATGTAAAAGGTTGACCACGATCGCGTGAACTGTCGAACTTTTTCCCGTTAATTAACGTTCCTGTATAATGTACGGTCACATTCTGACCCGACTTGGCCTTCGGACCCGTGCCCTGCTTGAGTATCTCGACTTTGAGGCCTGATGGAGTAGTGACTGATTGGGCTGCGCCAACTGCGGTCACCAAAAGAAAGGGCACAATTGATAGGAAAAGAATTAAAGCCGTGTGAATTTTATTTTCCAACATAGGTCTCCTTTTTATTATATTATCAGTCTTTCTTTTATCAGTTGGGAGTTTTTGTGTCCAGAGATGCTAATTAACATTGATTCTGAAAATAAGTTGGTTTTGGCTTCTTCTTCTCCTCGGAGGAAAGAGCTGCTTAAATCCATTAAGGTTCCCTTTGTCGTAGTTCCCGCCGAAATAGATGAACTGGCTCGGGATGGTGAAGAACCAGAAGCTCATGTTCAGAGACTGGCTCACGAAAAAGCTTCTGAAATATCAAAAAAATATCGGGACTCATGGGTTTTAGGGGCAGACACGATTGTGGTTATAGATGGCCGGATTCTGGGGAAGCCGCACGATCGGGCTGAAGCAGTGAAAATGCTTTCAATCCTTTCAGGAAGAACTCACATTGTGTTTACCGGTTACGCTATAATCAACTCATGTTATCCCGAAATGAAAATCGTCTCGTACGCTCGCAGTGAAGTATTTATACGAACTTTGTCAAAAGCGGAGATTCAGGGTTACGTCCTGACAGGAGAACCCATGGATAAGGCTGGCGCTTATGCCATACAGGATGTGGGAGCTGCGATTGTTGAAAGAGTCTATGGTTCTTATACGAATGTTGTCGGCTTACCTCTTTGTGAAGTAGCCCGGGACTTCAAAAAACTCGGGATATTCGATTTCTTGGGAGTTGATTAGATTGATAGCTGAGAATCTTGACGAGTTACGCAAAAAGATTGTTATTGCGGCGGCGCAAGTGGGCCGTGATCCAAGATCCGTGAGGATAGTGGCCGCGGCAAAGACGCAAAGTCGGAAAACGGTAGAGGAAGCCGTAGGGCTGGGAATTCCAATCATCGGCCACAATTATGTCCAGGAAGCAATCAGGGAACGTCCGTCAGCCGACTGTGGGGCCTTTGAATATCATATGATTGGCCATCTGCAGAGAAACAAAGCTAAAAAGGCGGCTGAAATCTTTGACGTGATACAGACAGTCGATGACCTTGAAACAGCTCAGGCCCTTAACCAGGGGGCTGGAGACCTCGGCAAAACACTCGGGGTAATGATCCAGATTAACCTGTCAGGAGAACCTCAAAAATCTGGGATTCCGGAAACCAAAGCGTCACCCCTGATTGGTCTCGTTCAATCCCTACCAAACCTACGATTATTGGGGTTAATGACCATGCCCCCATTTTTTGACAACCCGGATGCGGCCATGCCCTTTTTTCGCAGACTACGTGAGTTGCGGGACGATCTGATAAGTAAGAGTGTTCTGAATCCGGGTTCTAAAGAACTTTCTATGGGCATGACGGGCGATTTTGAGGTCGCGATTAAAGAAGGCTCGACCGTCGTAAGAATTGGGACTGCGCTTTTTGGCCCAAGAGCCTAATGAGGGGCGTTTACTGCAAAGTTATCTTTCGCAAAAGCTACTCTTTCTGAAATGTTTTTCAAGTCCTTATGGTATCGTTCCGCAAGTTCCAATCTTGGAAGCAGGCCACTATCATTGGCGACCTGGATATTTAGCCCAGGGCGAGCGTTCAATTCCAATATTAGAGGACCTCTTGATTTGTCGAGGACAATATCCACGCCTAGATAACCCAATTCGGTCAATTCATACCACTTCGCTGAAAGTTCAAGTAGGTCGTCCCACCACGGAATGATTAACCCAGTGACTGGGTTACCTGTATCGGGATGTTCCGTAACAATGTTGTTCTTCCATACCCCCCTAAGGGTGGTTCCTGTCTTCATGCAGATGCCTACGCCTATCGCTCCTTGATGCAGGTTAGCTTTTCCGTCGGACTCTTTCGTAGGAAGACGAATCATTGCCATCACGGGGATCCCAAACATAACGACTATGCGGATATCCGGCACACCTTCGTAACTGATTTTTTCAAAAACTGGGTCGAACTCCACCCTGTATTCAGCTAAAACCTCGTCTGGTTGACCGCCAAGGCTGTAAAGACCACTTAACGAGTTAAGAACGTGGTGTTTCAACTCCTCCAAGGATAGCGGATCGCCGTTTTGTCTTCGAAAAGCGCCGTTGTCCTCCCTTGAAACTATCAGAATCCCCTCTCCCCCGCTGCCGTGGGCGGGTTTAATAACAAAATCAGAACACTCTTTCAGCGCATCGGGTAGATCACGGACCTGACCGGCAGCTTCTACCAGAGCGTAGAGTTCCGGCACGGGGATAGCGTTGGCCTGGGCGAGTCTTTTAGTCCGCAATTTATCATCAACTAGCGGGTAAAAACGTCTAGGGTTGTATTTCAGTGTAAAATTGGCGTTCCTCCCATTAATTCCCAAAACGCCCTTATCTTTGAGTCCCCTAAATATGTTCAGCATGTCTTTCTCAGCCTCTTGCCAAGGCTTTGAATCTGTATAGATCCGTTATTCGGTAACCCGCGTATCTTCCCAGTAGCAAAGTAGCGGCTAGCAGGACCAATAGCAGTTCTGGAAACACAAAAAATATATGCTCAAGAAACTTGTTATTCATGACAACAAATGCAAGGGCTGCGGTAAAAATGCTTCCGAGTCCTGACAGAAGAGATTCCGAGGCTCCTCTCTCTTCCCAGACTATAGACATCCTTTCAATGGTCATTGTGAGAATGACCAAAGGAAATAAGGCAAGAGACAATCCCCGATGAATACCAAGACTGTGGGTTAGAATGCTCAACGCCACAATCAGCAAAACAACCACAATAAGAACAGCCGCTAATCGTGGTACCACGAGCAACTTCAGTCTTTCCAGGTAGAATCTGGTGATGAGACCAAGAGCCACCACCACGGCAAACATAAGAACCCCCCAGGCCAATCCTGTTTCGCGAAAGGCCAGTGCTATCAGTACCGGCATGAATGTCCCAAAAGTTTTTATCCCGACTATGTTGCGCAGAATGACCAGCAGAAAGGCTCCAATTGGAATTGTGAGTAGGATACGAAACACGGCCTGAGTATTTACCGGTAGAGAAAATAGTGAGAATCTAAGTAAAAGAGGCTTGGAAATTTCTCCTCGAAAGGCTATCGACGCAATTCCTTCATCGACCTTCGGGCTCACAGACACCGTTACGTTAAGTTTGGATCCCCCTTGAACCTTAACCAGGGAACCTTCTCCACGCCACCACGGCAACCAGTCCACGGGTACGGGAGATTTCCCGGTCGTAGGATCAAAGGTCAGCCATCTTTGGCCATTGTGCACTTCAACCCAGTGCAATAAGTTAACTTTCTTTGAAAAATCCAATTTATCGTCGTCTAGGTGTATTCCATGGACGACTCTTGCAGCTATGCCGGATTGGGCGAGTATTCGAACCGCGAGGTCCGCTTTGTTTCGCTGCGCGGTTTTTTGTCCGAGAAGCAACTTCACGTTATCGTCAGGATTAGATGAATTAAGCCTTCGGAGAAGTTCCATGACAAAGCTCGGAGTGTCTGCCGACTTCGGTTTGATCTTGCTGATCAAAGAATCGACCGCTGCAAGTTTGGCCCCTTTGAAATCAGGATTCGTAATGTCCGCCGGCTTTGCTTCATTCTTGGGCCTCTTAGCGCTTGTCATACGAACGGTTGCCCTGTAATAAAGATTCTGAGCGCCATCAGCCTTGCGTGTGGACCATACCGCTGAGCGGTTGACATCCTCCGTGGATGAATTGAGCCCGTAATTGGTTGAAATAAAATGTTCATCGGTGAAAGCGAACCGGCCACTATTTAAAGGGAGAAACATCGTGACCTTCACAGGACCGCCTTCAGCGTCAAAGCGTATGCGAGCGTCCACGTTCCACACTTGGACCTTGGTTTTAGGCGTCAAAGGAAAACCCAGATAATAGGCCTTGTAGGAAAAGACTCCGAGCCCCACTATTGTCAAACTAATAGCTAACAAATATAGCCGGGCTTTGTTCACTGCCTCATTTCTCCCGACATTCCGGTTCAACAGTGTATTCGGCCGAGGGGTCCGGTATCAATCTGCCAGCCATGAAACTGCGTCCGATGAGAAGAGGATACTTAAAACGACTGCGGTCGATAAGGTTGACGTCCGTCGAAGCATAATGGTTCCCAATACAGATGCCCATTTTGACCACAAAACGTCTTTGAGGAGGCCCCTGGTGGCGTTTAATCTCAGCCACACCCAACAGTTTACGCTCAAAAGGAAATCTTTTCCCTGATTTGTCAACGGCGCTAAATCGAACCCATTCCTGGCCATCTTGATCAAATTTTTCGATGTCAACGGCGTTAATTGACGTAGTAGCCGCTCCAGTGTCCAATTTTGCATCGAACGCCAGACCGCCCGGGTAAATAAGAGCTTTTTCGATCCAACCAACGGTTTGTTTATCCTGCCCGTAGACATAAGCAGGCGCCATGATGAGCAGTAAGCCAATCATCGCGTTGCGAAGTAAAATCATTCTAACTCCTTGTAGGGCAGGACGCTTCGCGGCCGTTGCCCCTATATCGCTCCAATCCTTGAAGCCAATCACGGGATGCTGTTATGGACCGGTTATAATCTCAGCTCCAAATGACAGTACATTTTGATTAGGGTTCTTCTCAAGAATTAAATCCGCTACCTGATGATGTCCTTGCTCAGTCGCAAGACTCAACGCTGTAAACCCTTTTCTGGTTCTTGCGTTCACGTCAGCTCCGTTTGCAAGAAGCAATTTCACGACATCCTTGTGGCCTTTTAACGCTGCGCAAATTAGCGATGTCTGTCCGTACCAGTCTTTTGCGTTTACTTTCGCGCCTTTTTCCAATAGCAATTGTACGACTTCCACATGCCCCCGAGAAGCCGCTACCATCAAGGGGGTTTTTCCATACTGTCCCGACGAGTTGATGTCGGCTCCCTTTTCCACCAGTAACTTCACTGTTTCAATTTGCCCATTAGAAGCCGCCCCACCCAAAGCAGTCCAGCCTTTGGAGTCATGTACATCTGGAAGAGTTCCCTTATCGAGGATCGAAACTACCCGATTCACCTTTCCGGCCGAGGCGGCATTGGTGAGTTGGGCGCCAAGGTCTTTTGAAACTCCAAGACCAGCGGCAATAAGTCCGCAAGCGATCAGGAATCCAGCGATAGAAAATATTTGCCAGAATTTTTTCAATTCTTGAATACTCCTACGATTTTTTAATAATTCAATAAAGCGGTTCTTTTCTCGTCAGGTTTTTTGGACAGTTCAGCCCCTCAATTGTTTTTACAGCCCAATACCAAAAAACTCGCGATTTTTTAATACATTTCAATGTCACTACAAATATTTCCTGAACACAGGTTTCAAGTGAACGCCACGCATCGAAACCACGGCTCATTTCCAAGTTTGGGAAACAAACGTACAAATCCCCCAATGTCAAGCCTCCTGGGCTAATTACTTAAAATGTTGTGGCATTTGATCTGATGAGAAAATGGAGGAAATCCGGCTATTGGGAGTCGGACCTTTGTTGTTCGTATTGATCACTAAACCTATCCGCATACTTCATGATCCAGTCAATGACAGCCTCGGTCCCCAGGTCTCGTCCGGCCTTTTCAGATTCAATCCATTTGTGTCTATCAATTTCCTGGGCCTGAATTTTCAAATATTTGTTCAAATCCATGTTCATGTCTCAGCAGCCTTTGTTGTTAACGATCACTTTTTCATGATAGATTCTAGCTATCATTGTTAATCGCAAGCATGCCCCGTGTCAAGAAGATTGTTAATTTTCGGTGAGTTTTCAGTTCGTTAAACGTTAGGATGGAGGTGCTCATGTCTAGCTCCTTGAAACTCATAAACTCCTTCGGTCAATCTATATGGTATGACAACCTGGGTCGCGAATTGCTCCGGTCAGGATCTCTCAAAAGATTAATAGAAGAAGACGGTATCTCAGGAATAACTTCGAATCCGACTATTCTTCTTAATTCTATTAGTAACGAAAAAATTTACGATGAAGACATTCATATCGAAGTCGACAAAGGAGCTGGCGTGACGGGTGTTTATGAGCACCTTGTCATCGCGGACATAAGTGAAGCTGCAGACCTTCTTTTCCCGATCTTTAAACAGACAAACGGTGTCGATGGCTTTGTGAGTCTCGCGGTTCCCCCTGACCTGGGTTATGAGAGGGCAAAAACAGTGTCCGAAGCCAAGAGACTCTTTGACAAGGTAGATCGACCAAATCTCATGATCAAAGTACCCGCCACTCCACAGGGAGTTGACGCTGTAAGAGAGCTGATATCGGCGGGGATTAACATAAACGCTACACTGATTTTCTCCCTTGAGCAATATCGAGCCGTTGTTCAAGCGTATATGGATGGATTGGAAAAATGGATAGATACGGGAGGAAACCCAAATGGAATCGCTTCCGTAGCTTCATTTTTTGTAAGCCGTGTAGACACGGTTGTAGATGAAAGATTGCGCGAGTTTTCAGGTCCCGCTAGCCGTAGCGCGTGCAACGAGTTGATAGGACAGGCGGCGATTGCAAACGCAAATCTGGCTTATGAAATTTATACTGAGATTCTTGCATCAGACAGGTGGAAAAACCTGTCAAAAATGGGAGCTAAACCTCAACGAGTTCTTTGGGCCAGCACCAGCGTCAAGAATCCATTGTATCCAGACACATACTATGTCGACAATCTTCTTTGGCCGGGCACTATCAACACACTTCCGAAAGCTACACTGGAAGCCTACCGTGATCATGGAGATCCCGAACGTCGAATTGGTCCAAATTCGAAAAACGCCAGGAGTATTTTTGAAGCAATAGAGAGAGAAGGCCTCAGCATGGACCTGATCATGCAGAGATTAACGGAAGCGGGGGTCAGTTCGTTTGGCGATTCATTTGATGAATTGCTCTCGGAGATAGCTCGCAAGAGGACCAGGTTGCTTCGCGGTTGGGGACATAGGTCCGCGTCTTTGGGGAACCTGCAACGAGATGTTGATGAAATTTTAGTTCGACTCGATAGGGAGAAGGTGACGGACCAGATATGGGACATGAGGCCCGAGTTGTGGACCGATGATCCTTCTAGTCGAGCCGAAATCGCTCATCGCCTGGGATGGCTTCGCATTGTGGAGACTATGGTCTGTGAAGTCGAGAAACTAAAGAATTTTGCGATAGAAATCATCGCGGCTGGATATGAACATGTGGTTTTAATCGGGATGGGCGGTAGCGCTCTCGCTTCTGAAGTTTTTTTGAATTGTTTTGGACATAATGAGCAATATCCGGATCTAAGAGTGATTGACACAACAGTTCCCGACGCGATTCGAGATATTGAATTGTCGTTAGACCTAAAAAAGACTTTGTTCATAGTCAGCAGCAAAACTGGCGGAACAATTGAAGTCATGTCTTTATTCAAATATTTCTATAAACGTGTGCAAGACTCGGAGAGAGATTCTGTGGGAAGACATTTTGTCGCAATAACGGATCCAGGCACTATTTTAGGAAAACTCGCGGCTGAAAAAAAATTCAGGAAAATATTCCTGAATCCTTCGGATATAGGTGGGAGGTTTAGCGCCCTGTCATATTTTGGGCTGGTCCCGGCAGCGCTCATCGGAGTTGATATCAGTTTCCTTCTTGCCCGTTCATCGCAAGCGGTAGAAGCCTCTGGAGCAGATGCGCCAGCCTTGGAAAGCCCGGGAGCGTGGCTCGGCGTTATCATGGCTCAGGCGGCTTTTTCCGGTCGGGACAAACTCACCCTCATCGTTTCTCCGCCTTTAAAGAGCTTCGCATGTTGGTTGGAACAACTGGTAGCTGAGAGTCTCGGAAAAGACGGTAAAGGAGTTCTACCAATCGAAGGTGAGCCAGTTGGAAGACCTTTTTGTTACGGCAAGGACAGAATTTTTGTTTATCTCCGATTAGATTCGGACTCAACATACGACATGGCTGTTTCAGAGCTTGAACGAGATGGTTTTCCTGTCGTTACCTTAAGGATGCATAACGCGTATGATATTGGACGGGAAATCTTTCGGTGGGAATTCGCAACTGCCGTCG
This portion of the Desulfomonilaceae bacterium genome encodes:
- a CDS encoding YggS family pyridoxal phosphate-dependent enzyme, with the protein product MIAENLDELRKKIVIAAAQVGRDPRSVRIVAAAKTQSRKTVEEAVGLGIPIIGHNYVQEAIRERPSADCGAFEYHMIGHLQRNKAKKAAEIFDVIQTVDDLETAQALNQGAGDLGKTLGVMIQINLSGEPQKSGIPETKASPLIGLVQSLPNLRLLGLMTMPPFFDNPDAAMPFFRRLRELRDDLISKSVLNPGSKELSMGMTGDFEVAIKEGSTVVRIGTALFGPRA
- a CDS encoding FKBP-type peptidyl-prolyl cis-trans isomerase gives rise to the protein MLENKIHTALILFLSIVPFLLVTAVGAAQSVTTPSGLKVEILKQGTGPKAKSGQNVTVHYTGTLINGKKFDSSRDRGQPFTFNLGAGQVIKGWDEGVALLTVGSRAKLTIPPELGYGAAGAGGVIPPNATLIFDVELLDAK
- a CDS encoding alpha-L-glutamate ligase-like protein codes for the protein MLNIFRGLKDKGVLGINGRNANFTLKYNPRRFYPLVDDKLRTKRLAQANAIPVPELYALVEAAGQVRDLPDALKECSDFVIKPAHGSGGEGILIVSREDNGAFRRQNGDPLSLEELKHHVLNSLSGLYSLGGQPDEVLAEYRVEFDPVFEKISYEGVPDIRIVVMFGIPVMAMIRLPTKESDGKANLHQGAIGVGICMKTGTTLRGVWKNNIVTEHPDTGNPVTGLIIPWWDDLLELSAKWYELTELGYLGVDIVLDKSRGPLILELNARPGLNIQVANDSGLLPRLELAERYHKDLKNISERVAFAKDNFAVNAPH
- a CDS encoding ankyrin repeat domain-containing protein; amino-acid sequence: MKKFWQIFSIAGFLIACGLIAAGLGVSKDLGAQLTNAASAGKVNRVVSILDKGTLPDVHDSKGWTALGGAASNGQIETVKLLVEKGADINSSGQYGKTPLMVAASRGHVEVVQLLLEKGAKVNAKDWYGQTSLICAALKGHKDVVKLLLANGADVNARTRKGFTALSLATEQGHHQVADLILEKNPNQNVLSFGAEIITGP
- a CDS encoding Maf family protein, with amino-acid sequence MLINIDSENKLVLASSSPRRKELLKSIKVPFVVVPAEIDELARDGEEPEAHVQRLAHEKASEISKKYRDSWVLGADTIVVIDGRILGKPHDRAEAVKMLSILSGRTHIVFTGYAIINSCYPEMKIVSYARSEVFIRTLSKAEIQGYVLTGEPMDKAGAYAIQDVGAAIVERVYGSYTNVVGLPLCEVARDFKKLGIFDFLGVD
- a CDS encoding UUP1 family membrane protein, coding for MNKARLYLLAISLTIVGLGVFSYKAYYLGFPLTPKTKVQVWNVDARIRFDAEGGPVKVTMFLPLNSGRFAFTDEHFISTNYGLNSSTEDVNRSAVWSTRKADGAQNLYYRATVRMTSAKRPKNEAKPADITNPDFKGAKLAAVDSLISKIKPKSADTPSFVMELLRRLNSSNPDDNVKLLLGQKTAQRNKADLAVRILAQSGIAARVVHGIHLDDDKLDFSKKVNLLHWVEVHNGQRWLTFDPTTGKSPVPVDWLPWWRGEGSLVKVQGGSKLNVTVSVSPKVDEGIASIAFRGEISKPLLLRFSLFSLPVNTQAVFRILLTIPIGAFLLVILRNIVGIKTFGTFMPVLIALAFRETGLAWGVLMFAVVVALGLITRFYLERLKLLVVPRLAAVLIVVVLLIVALSILTHSLGIHRGLSLALFPLVILTMTIERMSIVWEERGASESLLSGLGSIFTAALAFVVMNNKFLEHIFFVFPELLLVLLAATLLLGRYAGYRITDLYRFKALARG
- a CDS encoding RimK/LysX family protein, giving the protein MILLRNAMIGLLLIMAPAYVYGQDKQTVGWIEKALIYPGGLAFDAKLDTGAATTSINAVDIEKFDQDGQEWVRFSAVDKSGKRFPFERKLLGVAEIKRHQGPPQRRFVVKMGICIGNHYASTDVNLIDRSRFKYPLLIGRSFMAGRLIPDPSAEYTVEPECREK
- a CDS encoding bifunctional transaldolase/phosoglucose isomerase, giving the protein MSSSLKLINSFGQSIWYDNLGRELLRSGSLKRLIEEDGISGITSNPTILLNSISNEKIYDEDIHIEVDKGAGVTGVYEHLVIADISEAADLLFPIFKQTNGVDGFVSLAVPPDLGYERAKTVSEAKRLFDKVDRPNLMIKVPATPQGVDAVRELISAGININATLIFSLEQYRAVVQAYMDGLEKWIDTGGNPNGIASVASFFVSRVDTVVDERLREFSGPASRSACNELIGQAAIANANLAYEIYTEILASDRWKNLSKMGAKPQRVLWASTSVKNPLYPDTYYVDNLLWPGTINTLPKATLEAYRDHGDPERRIGPNSKNARSIFEAIEREGLSMDLIMQRLTEAGVSSFGDSFDELLSEIARKRTRLLRGWGHRSASLGNLQRDVDEILVRLDREKVTDQIWDMRPELWTDDPSSRAEIAHRLGWLRIVETMVCEVEKLKNFAIEIIAAGYEHVVLIGMGGSALASEVFLNCFGHNEQYPDLRVIDTTVPDAIRDIELSLDLKKTLFIVSSKTGGTIEVMSLFKYFYKRVQDSERDSVGRHFVAITDPGTILGKLAAEKKFRKIFLNPSDIGGRFSALSYFGLVPAALIGVDISFLLARSSQAVEASGADAPALESPGAWLGVIMAQAAFSGRDKLTLIVSPPLKSFACWLEQLVAESLGKDGKGVLPIEGEPVGRPFCYGKDRIFVYLRLDSDSTYDMAVSELERDGFPVVTLRMHNAYDIGREIFRWEFATAVAGQILKINPFDQPNVQESKDIAASTIKECAAQGQFPESEVLEIGGHNFDSKIGDFISSVKPGDYVAFNAFIRSNTVNDSELEVLRTFVRDKFGVATTVGFGPRYLHSTGQIHKGGANNGHFLIITADDFDDLPIPGVNYSFGTLKSAQAFGDLRTLTKRERNVIRVHLKDESQLGEILEALKRFFILD